The genomic stretch AATATTGTAAACAAATCCACCGATGACATGTAACTACGGGCATGGTTCATGTTTCGTCGCTCAGTGGCATACATCAGGAAACTCTGTTAAATAAGAATGAACAATGAACCACATGTTATCACTTGAGTATACAGATCAGTGATAGATATATAATGCTCAATATTATAGTTAACAATGGGCTATATTAGTCATTAGTCATTGTGCTTAAATGGATATGCTGCTCACGTCTGTGCTTACAAATTCACACTATGGTAACAAATTTTCTCTATCTCATGCAGCTGAATTTAAGTCGTTGAATCATTCCACAAAAGTGATAAGTATTTGGTATTAAAAAAGAGAAGTCGATACCCACATGATTAGTAACTATAGGGTGATAGATTCTACACGGAGTGATTACATTAACTTATGGAACTTTTCCATCACTTATACAAAAGGGGGTTTCATGGTGTGCATTAAAAAGTAACTCCATGAACCATGATATACATCTAACAATGTAATATGATAAGCAATATGAATGGCATTTCTTGAAGGGTCGATGTGATCAATGGTTCCTAGAGTAACTCGACAAAATACTTGTTATACCTTCATTAACATTTATTTACATATACTGGAGGTTGTGCTGATCATAGTTTGATAAGCTCCGCGTACATCACCGACTTATTCAAGGATGTGACGGTAAGTCTAATTATACTGCTTGGCCTTAAGAGGTTATTCCTAACAAAGTATCTCCATCCCCTGGTAAGTTGTACCTCGATGAATGAAACGATATACGTCCAGCGAGTTCCCATATTGTAATCAACGCCTCCAACATGTCGAAGGTGTACAAAGTCCATCCTAGAAGGGAATGCACGTACTGCAAAATCAGTGGGTAGAACTTGGTGATGTAGAGTAGAAATATGCATATcaaaatttggaaaaaaaaacaTTTCAAAGCAACAGAAATGTGGGAAGATGGTCATCAAAACTTACTATAGAGCAGTTGTGAGCCTCATGGATGGTAATGAAGCAAACATATGTGTCATAGATAGAGCCTACTAGACGATTGATGGGTATAAACTGTGTGAAAGTTGACGAGTTCAGTTGGGCACAGTGCAGCGGATGGTTTGGGAGCTCTACAAACTGTTCGTTGGCGGCTGTTGTGATGAACTGATGAAACTTGACTGGTATGACAGAGTATTTACTGTTGTCGATCTCAGCTCGGGTAGTGCAAATAGTATCTTCCATGATATTTGGCTCAAGATTGTCCGAGTCAGCAGGATCATCATCGTCAATCTTGGGGAGCTCGTTGAGATTAATATCCAGAGATTTTGAATGATAAACGTGGGTATTCTTGTTGGGAGCAGCATCAGCTATCTCAGGGCAATGGTTATGTACAACGATAGGTTCGCCATGAAGGATTGGTTTCTTCTAAGAGTGTGCAGCATCTGCATTTATAGGCAGTCGAGAAGTCGAGGTACgcatctttttcttattcttcttcttttgtttgTACGTTGCATGATGGAATGTCTCAATCTCATTGAAAAAAGGATCGAGTGGAACCATCTCTTTTCCTTTTCGTGAAATATGATTTGTGTGCGGGTCCCTTAGAGAAAAGAAGACGATCGGAATGCTAACCATCTTATCATCCCCCACCTTGATCACATAAAAGATATCATTGAATAGGAATCTTAGCTTTATAGTACCTCCATTTAGAAGGTGATATACGTGAACCAAATTATCAAACCCTTCCACAATGTAGGTTGTCATATACCCTTTGATAATCCGTAGATGGACAATGTTACGATTAACATCCACTATTTTCATCCGATTGCCTAGGTCATGACAATACTTTCGATAGAACAGGCTTGGTAAAGCATGCATCTTCTATTATGGATAAAAGAGGAAATTGCAAATATCAGCAAAAGGCACATTAACAattgaaaaaaatcaaaataatgtCATTGAATGCATGTTAAATTAATGGCTATAGAAGTGTCAAACTAAATAACATGAGCATCTAGAGGAGTGGAGAAAATCATACCACCAGTGGATCTACCGTGAGATAAAAACTCGACATTGTTGGTCAATGCCATGCAAACTCTGATCAGCTTGCATCGTTTATGGCACAAAGCAGGTGTTGGGCTAATGGTGTAGGTAGTTTTAACTGAACGAAGTAGTAATTGTTCATGTGCAGAATCGAATATGAGATATTAGATATATGTGGCAAACAAAGTTTTGCACAATAGAGACCAGCGGTTCCATTAATGACTTGGGGATAGCTACATGTTTGGATCAGTTAAGCTGGTAGAAGATATAGTTTGGTGGCTTGTAAAATGCATTTTAGAGCAAAAGTACCTGATATTTATAACAGAGTACACCAGGGGTGGTATTACTGAAGGAATAGAAGTCTTTCACTCCTTTTATGgtatatatgatatatataaatataaaattaggaTTATTAGTATTCTTTTAATAAACATTTTGTGCTGATGAGGGTGACAGAAAATTCatgatatatataaaatataaaattagaattattagTATTCTTTTAATAAACTTTATGTGCTAATGACGGTGACAGAGATTTCATCATTTCCTGTACTCTTATTTAGATGTCCATACCATATAGAGTAAAAGAAATATAACCCTATAACATATAATTGGAATTTGTGCACGAATGCACATGTTGAGAGTTGAGGGTGTTCCTTAATTGTGCTTCATTTGTACCATTGTCTTACCCACTAATGGATGACTCTAGAAGGTGGTGTAATCTAGCAGAACAAAATCTAATGCAGTTACAGAAAGGGGTTAGCAAGGCATAGCCGAAGATATGAAGGAAAGGTCTCAAATCGGTGGTAGTCTGCTACACAATTCCCACAGGCGGCTTGGAAGAAAAGTAATCATGACTGTTGAGTTAAGGCTGCCAACTCTTGACATTGTAATTAGAGAATAGTACACTATTCGATGGCAGGAAAATGACAAACTAATGGCCATGTATGAGAGAAAAAATGTTTCTGTTATGGTAGAAGTTAAAAAACTTCAGTGGTGTAGGTAACATTGTATGTACTTCTTTTATAGAAGGCTTGACTTTATAACCATTACTTATTAACATGCTGCAAATATATTATTAGACTCAATTAGTGAAAGGCAGACACATACATGCCATATTCactcaacaaaaaaataaataaatagatatatAATATTGCACAAGTTTATTATACAGATGCTggttactaattaattttccaTATTAACTCCCTGATTGTATGTGAAACTTTCAATGTTGTATTTGTTAAAAGTTCAACCCTAAGTTAGCTATTACACTGCATGATGAGCCAAGATTAGGTTGATGTTAATGTCAAATTCTTGCTGAGTTTATCTGTTGGGGTTAATAAGTGGTGAATCACAAATTAATCAGAAGCTTTTCGGCCTGCTATCATGTGTACGTCAGTGAAAAAGGAACATGGATTATAAATTTTGGAGACATTTGGGCAATTACTTAATCAATTCCATTACACTAGACTTAAGGGAACATAATGCATAAGTTAAGATTAAGAATACAAAATAGCACCTACAAACTACACATTAGGATAGGTAGATGACTAATGATAAAAATGCTTCATAACTTTAGGACTTGGACATGCATTGTGGTTTCATCTGCAGGTGAGACATGGAATTTGAGGACAGAACCACTCCTACTTGCAAAACTCTTCCAACCTCTAGTGAGATATAACTGGCCCTTTTTGGACTTGTTCCACCTTAATTCCAACCGATAGCAACATTCATTGTCTAGTATAACTTTGACATTGTTATACCTTGAAGGGAATGCATGTTGGGCAAATTGCAAGGGTAGTAGCTGTTCAAGCATGTATGAATAGATGCATGAGTAGAATGTTAATTAAATTTGTCTCTGTTGATGTAATGTATGATTTTTACAGATAGATGGATGACATAATTACCAGGAAACTGTTATCCACTTGGCTTGAGGTCGGAAGCTTCATGCAGGTGTACATTCGATATGTTCTCATTGCAGGGATTATAGGAGCATGCATCACATGTGGTGGACTATTAGTTTCATCGGCATTTCGAAGCGATGATCTCTGTCTTTTAACCGTTGGTGAAGTAGGATTGTTAAGGATCACCTTCTCTTCTAAGGACATGTATCTAATTGGCAAAGGTGATGTCTGTGCCTGAGAGAGGTTGTTGAGTATTTTAGTTGGAAGAATCACCGAACCATTCCTTAACTCAGCGGTCGGTAAAGTTTCATCAGGAAGAATGGGTTGATTTAGATATCCATGCTTCTGAGAGTAGTCGAGACAATAGGTTTCCTTAGAGATAGTTTCGATTTCAGAAGGGTAACCAAAATAACCAGTTTGAAGAGTTGTTGCAATATGGTACTGGCATGGTCCTTGTGTATGGATATTTTGGGTGGACATTTTTTTTGTGGCATTTTCTTGGTGGGTTGGGTTGAAAATAATTGGCTAACAGAAACCCACAAGTACCTCTCTTGATGTAGATTCATGTGTCAAATGATAATAGTTGCTAGCTAACTCAAGAGATGGATAAGAAGGTTCCTTAGTAGCCATGAAGTTGTCTTTGACCTTCATCACAATAAAAACATCTTCACCTACATACATTATTTTTATCCACCCTTCCGATGAAAGGCTAAAGCAATTGACCAGGTTTTGAAAACCATGTACAATATAGCCAGAAGAGTTACCTTTGCATAGAGAAATCTCTATTTGGTTGTTGTTGAGGTCCATCACAATCATCCTTTCACCAAGGAGGGGTCTGTATTTCCTATAGAAGAGGGATGGCAGCTCATGTATGATTTGTGAAGTGAAGAAACAGAATTTAATCTATAAAAAAAGTAAGATAGACTAATATCCAAGGATTTGTACAAAGTGGAGTAAGTTAAGAAGATGGTTAGCGATGACTTACAGCAAGAGGGTCAACGTGGAGATAAAAAATCTAGTCATCATCAAATTCGGATGGAAGGAGCCTCTTCTCTATGGCGATCATGATATCAGAAAATGTAATAGGTTTGATTAGAGCAAGAAATGGGTAgtgaagatgatgaaaaaagTACTTATAAGACAATGTAATAGGCACTATATAAACGAAAGGGATGGGATGATAAAGCCAAGTTTGGTGGGGCAGAGTAATTGAGAAGAGTTTGGGATTCGATTTCCAATGAAGGGAAAGGGATCATGACTGAAGGATGAAGGGCtggattttatgatgtttgatGTCAGTATATGGTTCAATCTTGTTTCATCTAATAATCCAAATTTCACCACTATCTATTAAAGTAACAACACGAAGTAACTGTATACGtattttttgtataattaaGATCCAGTCCACATGGTAAGTTATCAAGAGTTCTCAAGTTAGTAGGAATATAAAATTTCATAGCAGTTTGTTATCACCAATTTGTCATTCATATTTTAACTTGCCAAAAGTATGCAAAGTGGTAGGATCAACACAATTTGTGCACATATAAAATTGTGACAAGTCACCGCCACTCCATTGAATAAGGGATGGATAAGGTGGCCATATTTGTACACAATGTATTTTGTCATTGCTTAATTATAGCTATAGCCTAAGTTGATTAGTGTGCAACTGGGGTTGTATTCAACTTGAAGTGTCCCGTGCGATGCACGGGTATGCTAAGTTTAATAAAAATCAGTTAATATTAAGCTATTGTtagaataactaattaaataaagattttttattttaagttagatcataagaataaaattatctaattttatttttaagaaaatggtaaaaacaaaaaagttaaGGTTAAGATTACCGTTTAGTTACAATAAATACATGATAGAAGAATTGTAAACTAAAGTGAAAAAGtatccaaaaataatttattcaaaaagGTAACAAATTTATAGAAGAATACAAATGTCTAAAATtacatattaaataaatttttaaactaaaattacCTTCGTGATCTCTTTTCATTATAGCTATCGCCTAAGTTGATTAGTGTGCAACTGGAGTTGTATTCAATTAGTAAATCGCATTCTCTGATCCAAAGCCTGATGTCATATAGCAAAATAGCATGATTTCATTGAACTTCAAATGAAGACATAAGAAGCAAAACAGTCTCATGGAGATCACGTCTGCTTCGACTACATAGACACATTCCAAGCCAAACGACTATATTAATGGTTGGTATAAGTCAACTATACATTATTCAAGCTAATGACATAGCATAAGGCAAACCACAAAGTTGGATGCAGAAGATCCAACGATACAACTTAGGTAATCACTATATATTATACACATAATCTGGTCCGTCGGTAAAACCGATAAGGCCTAGATTAGTTTATTACATAGCAATGACACTAATCATCATGAATCTCGACAATGGTTGCAGTGACACCCATTGTCACTTTCCTGGAGAATGATGCATGGCCAGAATCTGGGTATAGCTTGATCAGCTTCTTAGACCACCCACCAGTGATGATTTTATCATTTGGAGTTGAGAATGCATCATTTGTTCCCTGGGATAGAGTCTCAACAGAGGGAGAAATTGTACCCTAAAAATTCAATCGGGTTGGTATAACACATGTTTTAAACATGATGCATGTATAACAGATCTAGAGAAATATTTGTTCTACATTTATACCTTTGGAGTTTCAGCAGAGTCAGTGTTCATGCTCAGCAGTTCATAATTATCCATACCCATATTGTGCTGCATGgcataaacaaaataaatatacaaCTCAAATACAAAGATAACCACCAAAATTTTGAAGGATTTTATAACCTCGTCTAAGCTATTCTTTGCAGTAAATTTTGTTATAACTGAGTTGTCCCCACAGAGTTTAGTAACAATTATCCTATATGATTGGAATGCATTCAGATCTTCCATTTTCACAGAAACTTTGAACAGAAATTTCTTTCCCATCAGTGAGTTAAGCTCTGTTGGATATTCTTCATTAACTCCACCCTACAAATgcaaaaaagaaattataatGGCTTCAAGAAAGTGTGTTATAAAGAAGATTCATAGCTGGAAAAAATGCATAATAccctggttagttgtgcaagtTTGAGATCGGATGCGAATATACCAAAGAATTTGGACGCTTCCTTATCGCACAGTAGGAAGGAAGCCGTATCAGTCTCATCAGTAACTCGCATGTTTATGCTAAACCTGTATACCATAACATGAATCGTATTCAAATAGACTATAGGACATTATTACAGAAagtgttaaaaaattataataagatATACCTTGGAGTGTGAGACGATGGGTATGTCTTACACCTAGCACAATGGTATGAGTTCTCGACTTCTTGTAAAGAATGGAAGCAATACTTGCAACTCTTATACCACTACCCATTCTTAGGATCAATGGATATAACTGTGTCAATAGTGACAAAGAGCCCATTCTGCATGTTTGTTTATATTAATCTAGATCTACTAATCTATCaatttattacatataactGAAATCAGGCTTTGGAGACAACAATGCATGAATGCATGTGCACCTCAATTGAATCCTTCAGCTCGGATATGGGCTTATAAATGGAATGGTTAAGTAGGTCCTCTTCAATTGAATATGTCGGTTCTCCCGTTATTTGGAAAACTTGAGTTGCAGCAGGTACACCTGACATTATGACACTGGAAGTGTACCAGTATACAATATGTGAAAGTTGTATACATCTCAAGTTTATCACTGATAAAATAAGTTGAGTCTGAAATTAAAAGACCTCTTTCGAAAATCCTTGACCTCTTGAAAATCACCATTGATGTGTAGAATGGAATTGTAGTTGGCATTTGATATATCCATTGTACATGTGTACAATCAGGACAACATATAAGAACTTCTGCAATCAGTGTGTTACATAGAATACATTGAAATTGAGTCTTGAAAACTCTTCGGAACAGTAAGATAGCTTTTACTTGAAAGGAAAGGAGACTATAagaattaactttttttaaattaaagatgagAAACTCAACTCCCAGAAATGGTCCACGGCAAATTCTTCCCCGTATTTGTGCCCTTGTTCTCCTATCACAGCCATCGGCATAGGTTCCAGCTGCCACCATCCACGGTGATCAACATGGCGTGTGTGTTATCGCGCTGAGCAAGGTTGCCACTTGTCATGATTTTTTCCATTTCTCGCGATAGAGAATTACGAGCATAAAACATGATtt from Arachis stenosperma cultivar V10309 chromosome 9, arast.V10309.gnm1.PFL2, whole genome shotgun sequence encodes the following:
- the LOC130949206 gene encoding uncharacterized protein LOC130949206; translation: MDISNANYNSILHINGDFQEVKDFRKSVIMSGVPAATQVFQITGEPTYSIEEDLLNHSIYKPISELKDSIENGLFVTIDTVISIDPKNGFSINMRVTDETDTASFLLCDKEASKFFGIFASDLKLAQLTRGGVNEEYPTELNSLMGKKFLFKVSVKMEDLNAFQSYRIIVTKLCGDNSVITKFTAKNSLDEHNMGMDNYELLSMNTDSAETPKGTISPSVETLSQGTNDAFSTPNDKIITGGWSKKLIKLYPDSGHASFSRKVTMGVTATIVEIHDD